The Dickeya poaceiphila DNA window CTGGCAGTATGAACTGGATGAAAACGGTTTTGCCAAACGCGATGACACCCTGAGCCATCCGCGTTGCGTCTGGAACCTGTTGAAAGAGCATGTCAGCCGTTACACGCCGGATCTGGTGACGAATGTTTGCGGCACGCCAAAACAGGATTTTCTCACCATTTGTGATTTGCTGGCCTCAACCTGTGTGCCGGATCGCACCGCGACCATCATGTACGCATTGGGCTGGACGCAACACACCGCCGGTGCGCAGATGATCCGTACTGCGGGGATGATTCAGTTGCTGTTGGGCAACGTCGGCATGGCGGGGGGCGGCGTGAATGCATTGCGCGGTCATTCCAACATTCAGGGCTATACCGATCTGGGCTTGCTGTCGTTGAACCTGCCGGGCTACATGCCGTTGCCGTCGGAAAAACAGACCACGCTGAAAGACTATCTGGATCAGATCACCCCGAAAGCGTTGCTGGCGGATCAGGTCAACTACTGGAAGAACACACCTAAGTTTTTTATCAGCATGATGAAGAGCTTTTGGGGCGATAAGGCGCAAAAAGAGAACGACTGGGGTTACGACTGGTTGCCGAAATGGGACAAAAGCTACGATGCGCTGGCTTACTCCCGCATGATGCTGGATGGTAAGGTCAATGGCTACATCGTGCAGGGTTTCAACCCGATAGCCGCCTTTGCGGACTCCAATAAGGCGCGCGATGCGCTGGCGAAGCTGAAATATCTGGTGATCATCGACCCGCTGGCGACGGAAACCTCCAATTTCTGGCAGAACCACGGCGAACTGAATGATGTTGATCCCGCTAAGATTCAGACCGAGGTGTTCCGCCTGCCGTCCAGTTGTTTTGCTGAAGAAAACGGTTCCATCGTTAACTCTGGTCGTTGGTTGCAGTGGCACTATCAGGGCGCTGAGCCACCGGGTGAGGCTCGTCACGATGGCGTAATCATCGCGGGTCTGTTTCTGCGTCTGCGCGAGCTGTATGCCAAAGAAGGCGGCGCGAATCCGGCGCCTGTGCTCAATATGAGCTGGGATTACCAGCAGCCGGAAGATCCGTCCGCCGAAGAGATCACCAAAGAGGCCAATGGTCGCGCGCTGGCGGATCTGTTCGATGACAAAGGCAACCTGTTGCTGAAGAAAGGCCAACTGCTGCCTGACTTCTCTCTGTTGCGCGATGATGGCTCTACCGCCAGTTTTTGCTGGATTTACACCGGCTCGTGGACAGAGGCGGGCAACCAGATGGCGCGCCGCGACAACGCCGACCCGTCGGGCCTCGGTTGTACGCCGGGATGGGCCTGGTGCTGGCCACAGAACCGCCGAATTCTCTATAACCGCGCTTCGGCGGACGAGCAAGGTCGCCCGTGGGACCCGAAACGTGAGCTGATTCGCTGGAATGGTCAGAAGTGGACCGGCGTTGACGTGCCGGATTTTGCCGCCACTGTGCCACCGGGCAGTGCTGCCGGGCCGTTCATCATGCAGGCTGAGGGACTGGGCCGTCTGTTCGCCATCGACAAAATGGCGGAAGGTCCGTTCCCGGCGCATTACGAGCCAACCGAATCGCCGCTGAAAACTAACCCGGTGTACAGCAAGGCGCTAATCAACCCGGTCGCGCGCATTCTGGAAGCGGACCGCTCGCGTATGGGAACGGCGGAGGAGTTTCCGTTCGTCGCCACCACGTATTCGATTACCGAGTTGTTCCGCCACTGGACCAAGCACGCGCGACTTAACGCCATCGTTCAGCCGGAACAGTTTGTTGAAATCGGCGAAGGGCTGGCGAAGCTCAGGGGCATTCAGGCCGGCGATGTGGTGAAAGTCAGCAGCAAACGAGGCTATATCAAGGCGAAAGCGGTCGTCACCAAGCGTATCCGTACCCTGACGATTCAGGGCAAACCGGTGGAAACCATCGGCGTGCCTTGTCACTGGGGCTTTGAAGGCACCACCCAGAAAGGCTTTATGGCGAATATCCTGACGCCGCATGTCGGTGACGCCAACAGTCAGACGCCGGAATACAAGGCGTTTCTGGTCAATGTGGAAAAAGCGTAGTCGCGGAGAAACACTATGGCAATGCAATCACAAGATATCATCCGTCGCTCCGCGACCAACTCACTGACGCCGCCGCCGCAGGCCCGCAACCACAAAGAGCAGGTTGCCAAACTGATCGACGTCACTACCTGTATCGGCTGCAAAGCCTGTCAGGTGGCGTGCTCCGAGTGGAATGACATCCGCGATGACGTGGGGCACAACGTTGGTGTCTATGACAACCCGACCGATCTGAGCGCCAAATCCTGGACGGTGATGCGTTTCGCGGAGTTCGAGGAAAACGGCAAACTGGAGTGGCTGATCCGCAAGGACGGCTGTATGCACTGTGCCGATCCGGGCTGCCTGAAGGCGTGTCCGTCGGAAGGGGCGATTATCCAGTACGCCAACGGCATCGTCGATTTTCAGTCTGAACACTGCATCGGTTGCGGCTACTGTATTGCTGGCTGCCCGTTCAACGTGCCACGCATCAACAAGGACGACAACAAGGTGTACAAGTGCACCCTGTGTGTTGACCGGGTCGAAGTGGGTCAGGAACCGTCATGCGTGAAGACCTGCCCGACCGGCGCGATTCATTTCGGCACCAAGGACGAAATGAAAGTGTTGGCAACTGAGCGGGTGAAAGACCTGAACAGCCGGGGTTACAAGAACGCCGGTCTGTACGACCCGGCAGGGGTGGGCGGCACGCACGTGATGTACGTGCTGCACCACGCAGACAGGCCGGAGTTGTACAACGGCCTGCCGGCTAATCCGAGCATCAGCCCGGCAGTCACCTTCTGGAAAGGCATCTGGAAACCGTTGGCGGCCATCGGCTTTGCCGCCACCTTCGCGGCCAGCGTATTCCACTACGTGGGTATCGGCCCGAACCGGGTAGAAGAGGACGATGACGCGCACCATGAGGGCAAGCAGCATGAAAAAGAGTAATCGGATTCAGCGTTACAGCGCCCCTGAGCGCATTAATCACTGGATTGTGGCGTTCTGTTTTGTGTTCGCTGCACTGAGCGGGCTGGGGTTTTTCTTCCCGTCGCTCAACTGGCTGATGAATGTGCTGGGTACGCCGCAACTGGCGCGCATCCTGCACCCGTTTGTCGGGGTGGTGATGTTTGTCGCTTTCCTGCTGATGTTTTTACGCTACTGGAAACACAACCTGATTGAACGCAGCGATCTGGAGTGGGCGAAGAACATCCACAAGATCGCCCGTAACGAAGAAGTTGGCGATACCGGTCGTTATAACTTTGGTCAAAAGTGTGTGTTCTGGCTGGCGATTCTCTGCCTGCTGCTGTTGCTGGCGAGCGGGATTGTTGTCTGGCGGCCATACTTCGCGCCGTCATTCTCCATTCCGGTGATCCGCGCGGCTCTGGTGGTGCATTCGGTATCCGCTGTCGGGTTGATCCTAACCATCATGGTGCATGTGTACGCTGCGTTGTGGGTGAAGGGCACCATCACTGCGATGGTGGAGGGCTGGGTATCCAGCAGTTGGGCGAAGAAACATCATCCTCGCTGGTATCGTGAGCTGCAATCCAAAGGGCAGGATAAGCACTGATCCTCATTGCAAACCAGGTCAAGGAGAGGCGGCGTTGAGCCTCTCCTTGTCGTGCGTGCGATGAGGTAACAAAGAAACGATACCGTTTATCTTGCACGAAACACTTCCCTGATCAGACAAACTTACTCGTTCACAAAGCAACATGGCTGTTTGCCTACAGCCTAACTCACCTATTGACCAGTTTTGCCGGTAGCGCCACCACCAGCAGTGAGCTGAGTAGCAGGCAGAAAGCAAAGAACCACAGCGCGCCGCTACCGCTGCCGGTTAACTCCATCGCAAACCCCATGATTGAATTGCTGACCAGACCGGCGATATTCGCCAGCGAACAGGCCAGCGCGAATCCGGTGGCGGCGGCGGTGCCCGTGAGAAAGGTGGCCGGCAGGCTGAAGAACACCGGCACAGTACCGATGATGGCGGCCTGCGCCACCGAGAACAGCAACACCGTCATCACGATGTTTTGGGTGAAGAGGGTGCTGGCCGCCATCGCCGCCGCACCGAGCCAAAATGGCACGATGATGTGCCAGCGCCGTTCGCGCAACCGGTCAGAGCTGACGCCAAGCAGCACCATGCCCGCCAGAGCCGCGAGGCTGGGAACCGCCGTCAACAAACCAATCTGCCCAAGATCGGCCACGCCGGCCTTTTTAATGAAGGTCGGCAGCCAGAACCCCATGGCATAAGCGCACAGCAAAATTGAAAAGTCGATGCCGCCCAGCATCCAGACTTTCAGGTTCAGGAAGCCGTCACGAAAACGGTGCTTCAGATGAGGTGCTTCACGGGTATCTATCGCCAGATCGGCGTGTACCTGCGCTTTATCCGTCTCGCTCAGCCAGTGCGCCTGATCAACCGCTTCCGGCAGCAGCCAGAAGGTCAGCACGCCAAGCAGTACGCTTGGCAGGCCCTCCAGCAGGAACATCCATTGCCAGCCGTGCAACCCGTAAGCCAAATCAAAATACGACATGATCCAGCCTGACAGCGGGCCGCCCACTACGCTTGAGAGCGGCAGACCGATCATAAACAGTGAAATAATGCGCCCACGCCGCCAGGAGGGGAACCAGCGTGTCAGGTAGAACAGCACGCCGGGCAGAAAGCCGGCTTCCGCCGCGCCAAGTAAAAAACGCAGTACATAGAACTGGGTTGGCGTAGTGACGAACATTGTCCCGGCAGACAGCAACCCCCAACTGATCATGATGCGTGCAATCCATATGCGGGCGCCGACGCGTTGCAGAATCAGGTTGCTCGGCACTTCAAACAAGATGTAGCCGACGAAGAATAACCCGGCGCCCAGACCAAAGGCGACATCGTTGAGCGCCAACTGATTCGCCATCTGTAGTTTCGCCAGCCCGATATTGATGCGATCAAGATAAGCGGCGAGATAGCACAGGCACAAAAAGGGAATCAACCGCCAGGCAATTTTGCGGTAAACCCATTCAGCGCCCGATGTGGGATTGTGAGAATTCACTGCAGTCATGTATGTCGTTTCCAGCGTTAGACAGCGTTATTGTTATGCGCATCGGCGGCGTGTCTTCATCATGTGCATTCCGCCATACGAAATAAATGGAAGCTGCCTGGATACGCTCAGTATAGGACAGCCGCCCAATTGTGCGGTTGATGGCCGGTTGTGTCCATCCAGTTTGGCTGATGTTTTCTACGCCTGAGCACAGTTCGGAAAATCGCTCCTTATTGTAGGGAATAACCTGTTAACATGAGGGCATCAGAACGGGACCGGCGCCATAAGGGCGTGGCCTATTCAACATGGATAAACAGGAAATATCACCTGATGAGTATTCGTATTGTGCCGCAGGAGCAACTGGCCGACAGTGAGAAAACCTCAACCATCGGCGTCATTCCTCCTTTGCTGTTTGCTAACCTGAAAAGTCTGTACCGTGGCCGAGCTGAGCGCTTGCACCAGTTGGCGCAGGATCACCCGCTGGCGGATTACCTGCTGTTTGCCGCCGAGGTGGTAGAAGCACAGGAAAAAGTGCGCCATGACCACCCTCTGGAGAAGGATTTAACCGACGTGTTGCACCACAGCGCGGGTCGGTTACCGCTGGATGCCGCCACGCTGGCGCGCGATCCGCACTGGCATGTGTTGCTCAAGGCGTTGATTGAAGAACTCAAGGCTAATGCCAGCGGCCAGGTGCTTGCCACGCTGGAAAACCTGGAGAAAATGTCGGTTCAGCAGTGGGATGCGCTGGCAGACGCGCTGATCGCCCAGCAATTCACTGCGGAAAACAACGATAAAGCCCCGTTTGTCTGGGCCGCGTTGTCGTTGTACTGGGCGCAGATGGCCACGCAACTGCCGGGGCGTGCACAGGCCGAACAGGGAGAACATCGCCAATTCTGCCCGGTGTGCGGCAGTATGCCGGTTTCCGGTGTGGTGCAGATCGGCACCACCAGCGGTCTGCGTTATCTGCACTGCAACCTGTGTGAAACCGAATGGCATATGGTGCGCGTTAAGTGCAGCAATTGCGAACAGTCGGGCAAATTGCACTACTGGTCGCTGGATGATGAGAATGCGGCTATCAAAGTGGAAAGCTGCGACGATTGCGGTACTTATCTGAAGTTGCTGTATCAGGAGAAGGATCATCGGGTGGAAGCGGTGGCGGACGATTTGGCCTCGCTGGTGCTGGATGTAAAAATGGAAGAGGAAGGCTTTTCCCGCAGCAGTATCAACCCGTTCCTGTTCCCGGATAGTAGCCAGTAGAACCCGCTTGCTGAAACGGCGTTGGTTCTCAGGCACCAGCGCCGTTGTTATTTATTGAGGTGGTATTGCTTTCTTTTGATTCCAATCGATACCACAGAGTTTTTACAGCGTTCATTCATCTCTGATGTATCCGTCATGCTTTAGTTTATGCCCAGGGCGCACACGTCATTCGTGTTAAGCGTGACAAAACGCATACCATCAACTGAGGACACCTCACCATCGCCCCGGCATCCTGCCAATTCTAACGAGAACTGAGAATCAACCAGCCGCATATTGGTACTGATTGTATTAGATCAACGTCCCGCCCCATGAGTCAGGACTTTGTCAACAGTCTGATTACAGTCTTTGTTGACGTTTGCTATAAAAAGTGGCAGCGCTTCTAAAACCAAGTAACTATTAACCTTTCTTTGGCTTGGGAATTGAATCAGTGGAACGAGGTTTCAACGCAATGTTATCGCCCCGCAGCGCCTTTATGCGCTATCTGTGCACAGGCGGAATCAATACGCTGATTCACTGGAGCGTGTTTCTGATACTGACGGGCGTGTTTACCGTAGATCAAGCTGTAGCAAACCTGTCTGCATTCTGCGTGGCGGTCAGTTGCAGTTACGTCATCAACGCTCGCTGGACGTTTCGGGCTTCTGTATCTTTGGCCCGTTTTGGATTGTACGTCGGTTTTATGGCTGTTCTTGCCGGACTAACCGGGTATGCCGGACAGCACTTACGGTTTCCTGCACTGCTGACTCTGGTTCTGTTCTCCGCTGTCAGTTTAGTCTTTGGTTATCTTTATGCCCGATGCATTGTCTTCAGGGAGCCATCATCATGATGTTATCGGTAGTGGTCCCCATATTTAATGAAGAAAGCTGCATTATGCCTTTTTACCGCGCCTTGCGCGGGCTGAAGACGCTGGATTCATGTTGCATTGTGGAAATCGTCTTCGTTAACGACGGCAGTACGGATGCTTCCCGGAAAACCATTGAGGCGCTTCAGATGCGGGATGAACTTGTGGTGTTGGTGAATTTCAGCCGCAATTTCGGAAAAGAGTCCGCGTTGTTTGCGGGACTGGAATACGCGCAGGGAGATGCTGTCATCCCAATCGATGTGGATCTGCAGGACCCCGTTGAGCTTATACCTGAGCTGGTTGTCCGCTGGCAGGCTGGCGCTGATATTGTTCTGGCGAGGCGGTCTGATCGCACCAGTGACTCGTTTTTGAAACGAACTAGTGCCCGGCTTTATTATCAACTCCACAACGCATTGAGCCGGGACAAAATTGAAGAGAATGTCGGGGATTTCCGCCTGCTTTCCCGGCGCAGCGTGGAGCAGATCCTCAGCCTTCAGGAGCGGCTGCTGTTCATGAAAGGAATTATGTCCTGGGTTGGCGGTCGGGTTGACGTGGTTGAATATCAGCGGTCGCCACGGACGGCAGGAGCATCAAAGTTCAACGCGTGGAGGTTGTGGAACCTTGCGCTAGATGGCATTACTTCGTTTTCTACCTTCCCGCTTCGGGTATGGACCTATATTGGCATGTTGATCGCCGGGGGGGCGCTGGGGTATGGGGCCTGGGTCATTTTATCAAAACTCTTCTGGGGCAACGCCGTTCCTGGTTACGCCTCGCTAATGACTGTCATGTTGTTTCTCGGCGGGGTGCAGCTGATTGGAATAGGCGTACTTGGCGAATATGTGGGGCGGATCTTCCTGGAATCAAAAGGACGACCACGCTACATCATCGACAGCGTCACCGGCGGCAGGAGAGAAGCGGGTCAGCCGGGCCACCGCACGGCTTAAGATCGCCACACCCATGAAAATGACAGAAAGGAACCAGACGATGTTCGCTTCAATCTCTCCATCAATCGCGTCTCGTATGGCCTTCTTATACCGTCCTTTATCACGTTCTCAGGTTAGCCTTTTTTATGTTATTGCAGCGCTTATATTTATTTTGCCACTGCTGCTTAATAACTACCTTTATATCGACGATACGTGGCGAACCCTGAAGGCCAGTACCGGCTGGCAGGCCGAAGGGCGGATGGTTGCCAACCTTATAATCAATCTGCTGTCGGTTACGGCAGCGGAGCCTAACCTGTTTCCGCTCCCCTTGCTGGGTGCGGCGCTGATTATCGCTCTGACGCTAGCCCGTCTGGCTTTCTTCTGGTTCCGCGACCCGAACTTGATTGATTGCCTCACGCTGCTACCGCTGTGGTACAACCCGTTTTTCCTCCAGCTTCTGTCTTATCAATACGACTGCGTGACGGCGACGATAAGTCTTTCCGCTATGATTATGGCTATCACCTTCAGCAGACGAGCGACGTGGCTTCACTTTCTGGCATCTGGCGTGTGCGTGGCCGCCGCTCTCGGTATTTATCAGATTTCGCTGCATGTTTTTACCGGTCTCGCAGGGGCGTATCTGTTATATCAACTGTCCTGCCAGTGTTCACCTCAGCGCCTTCTCCGCCTGGTTCTGTTTTTTGTCGGTTCGCTGTTACTCGGCGGCATCCTGTACTTTTTGACCTTCTTTCAGATGATAACGCACGACCGCGGCGGCGTGGTCCTCCTTGGTCTCCCGGATCTTCTGTTTCGTTTTACCTATTATTACAGTCGGGTAGCTTTTTTTATCACCCCATTGAATGCCGCTATTTTCCTGCCTCTGGCAGTCATCTCACTCGTCGGGATGGTGCAAGGGGGCGTTATGGCGATAGTTGCCAGCAGCCGTGGCGGCAAACTGCTGACAACAGGGCTGTTGGTTCTCGCTCTGGCCGCTGTTATCCTCAGCCTGCCGGGGATTGGGCTGATAGTCGCGGATTATGAAGACAATGCCGGCGCTCGCATCCTGATGGGAGCAGGTCCACTGCTGGTTGTTTTGCTACTGTTTTTTCAGCGTGCTCTGCAGGTCGTAGACCGCAGGTTGTCCCTGCTTATGGTGCTTCCGCTGTGGGTTGTTCTCTCATTTTCCTTCAGCTACGGGAATGTGATGCACCAGAAGCAAATGAATGAGACGATGCTTCTTAACCTGCTTGTAGGTGATATCAATCAGCATGACTCCCTTTATCAAGCCGAAAAGATCTACATCGACAACGAGACAAACCAATACAGCAATCTGTTTCCTGTTAACTGTGCCGTACGTCAACTGCCGGCATTGGGGTACGTGTTTGAATCAAGATATGTGGTATTACCTGAGCAGCTCGAAATGTCAGGCATCCGTAACACTGCAATAGGGCGGGTCCCCCCTCCGCAAGATGCAGGGGTTCTTCTTAGGCGAAAATTCTGGACGATCTATACAGATGGCAAAAATGCATGGATTGTATTTAACCAGATCATGCCTGCGGACAATCCATGTTCCAACTAATCATCCGCTATTCATTTTGCCTTCACCATCATGCAAATAGCTTAGGTGTTATCGCCCGGCTACTTCCTCTTCAGGCTGCGTCCCATGCCTGTTGAGAACTGAACCCGTTCAGGGAAGCCCTCTTCACTATGCTAAAATAGGCTATGGTTTGTCTGGGTACAAAGGGTTTTGCATGGAGAATACCCTTCATGGTGGTATGACGGCATGGTTGCATCATATGCTGCGTGGAGAGAAGAGAGAATGGTAGCGGACCCTTCAACGACAATTCGTTTTCTGATGGCATCGCGCCAGTGTGAGCTGAACAGCCTGCGTGGTTTGCTGCAAAGCGGCGAACTGGTGGGGCGCATCAGCCAACTGGTGCACATGTTGCAGCGTGAACGGGGGACTTCCAACCTGTTCCTGTGTTCAGACGGGCGGTTGTGTGCCGATGAATTGTCGCAACGCGAGCAGGACGTGCAACAGGCCGAGGCGTTGTTTATGGCGCAACTGGATGATTTGGCACAACGTGCCGGGTCGCTGCCGCAGGCCAGTCGATTGTTCAGCCGTGCCGCCAGCGTGGTGTATACCCTGGGATTATTGCCGTCGATGCGTCAGCAGATGCATCAGCGCGTCTTACCGCAGTCAGACATGATGACGGTGTTTAATGACATTATCCGCCATCTGTTGACGCTGGTATTTGAAGTGTCGGATACCGCGGCAGAGCCGGTCATTGCCCGTGCATTGGTGGCGATGTTCAGTTTTATGCAAGGCAAGGAACTGGCCGGGCAGGAGCGGGCGGTCGGCGCTGCCGCATTTGCCGCTGGTGAGTTTCCGGTCAACGTTCAGCAAACATTGCTGGATTTGATTGATCGTCAGGAGCGTTGTTTCGATACCTTCGCCAATTTTGCCGATGACGTCAGCCGCGAGCGGTGGCAATCGCTGGTGACCGACCGGGAGTTTGAGCGGTTACGCCGCGTCGCCTGTACCCGGTTACCGGAGAACTTGCCGCCGGAAGGTGGTCTGCAATGGTTTGCGCTGGCGACGGCACGCATCGACGCCATGAAGCAGATCGAAGATCGACTGGCGCAGGTGCTGATGCAGCTGTGCCGCGACCGCATTGCCGCCGCCGAGCAAGCCTGTCTTGATCAGCAGGCGGATGTCGCCGGCCTGATGGCGGCACAGCAGGGGGAAGACCACAGCTATTCGGTGTTTATCGCTTGCCCGGAGATGGAACAGAACAGTGCCGGGCAAGGCGGCTGGCTTAATAGCGACGGTGTGCGGCCACAACTGGGGCGTTCGTTGTTGTCGCTGGTGCAGCAGCAGGCGCGACGCTTGCAGGCATTGGACCATGAACTGGCGGCGATGCGGGCGACGCTGGATGAACGTCGTCAAATTGACCGGGCCAAAGGGTTGCTGATGCAACATCGTGGATTGAGCGAGGAAGAGGCTTACAAAACCCTGCGACGTATGGCGATGAACCAGAACAAAAAGCTCATTGAGATTGCTACCGCCATGCTGGCGGTGGCGGATGTTTTTCAGGATGCCCCCTTGCGATAACCCGCCATAACACATGCGCCGGGCGTGTATAACGAGTGCACATAAAGCGCACATAAACTGCACGCAAAATGTGCGTAATGTGCCTGATAACAGTGCAGCCGCGAGCGGTGATTGTGCCACAATGCGCAAGTCCGCAAGGGCGACTGACTGGTTTTTCAATCCATCGGATATCCCAGCTGAATTGATCCAGCTCAATATTCGCTGTGCCTCTGGCGAGCAAAATAGCCGCATGGGGACACGTCGGCTATCCGACGCGGCATAGATGCTTCACTCAATAGGCTGTCAGATGACAGAAATATCTGGCAGGTTGGCACATCCCTTGCTTCATCTCCGGTAACAATTTACTGCGACTTTTCCGTGCTAATGGCGGTATGGAAAAGCGCTGGGCAAAGGCGTCCATAAGCGTGCGATTCTCGCATGGCTTATGGACGCCTTTTTGTTTTTGCCGCCGGAATGGCGGGTTGCCGAGGTGTCGTTGATGAGTGATTCCACAACCGATAACAAAACCAGTAACCAAACGCAGGGGTTTTCTCGTCGCCAGTTTCTGGTGGGCAGTGCCGCGCTGGGTGGCGCCATGTTGCTGCCGGGAATGATGAGCCGAGCCTGGGCGGCGGGTTCGGACGTTCCGGAGAAGAAAGAGGTGCGTGTCGGCTTTATTCCGCTGACTGCGCGTCGGTGGTGATGGCGTCGGTCAAAGGGTTTGACAAGAAATACGGCATCACCATTGTGCCGAGTAAGGAAGCGAGCTGGGCCGCGGTACGTGACAAGCTGGTGTCCGGCGAACTGGATGCCGCCCACGTACTCTATGGGTTGTTGTACGGCTTGCAGGCCGGTGCGTCAGGGCCGCAGCACGATATGGCGGCGTTGATGACCATCAACAATAACGGCCAGGCGATCACCCTGTCCAATACGTTGCGTGACGCGGGCGTGAACGATGCAGCCAGTCTGAAAAAGTTCATATCAGCCAGTCCGGCGGGAACGTATACCTTCGCCCAGACGTTTCCCACCGGTACTCATGCCATGTGGCTTTATTACTGGTTAGGGGCCGCTGGCATCAACCCGTTTGATGACGTGCGCACCGTGGTAGTCCCCCCACCGCAGATGGTGGTGAACATGAAGATCGGCAACATGAGCGGTTTCTGCGTCGGCGAACCCTGGAACCAACGTGCGATTACCGATGGCCTTGGGTTTACCGCCGTGACGTCGCAGGCGATCTGGCCGGATCATCCGGAGAAAGTGCTCGGCGCCAGCGCCGCCTGGGTGAACGCCAATCCCAACACCGCTCGTGCCTTAACCGCAGCGGTACTGGAAGCTTCGCGCTGGATAGACAGCTCAGACGATAACCGGCGCGAAACCGCCCGCGTGATCGCCGGTCGCGCCTACGTCAACACCCAGGAGGAGACGATTATCGGTCGTATGTTGGGGCAATACGACAACGGCGCCGGTAAACGCTGGCAGGATGCGCACGCCATGCGCTTCTACCATGACGGCGAAGTGAACTTTCCGTATCTGTCGGACGGCATGTGGTTCCTCACCCAACACAAACGCTGGGGTCTGCTGACGCAGCAGCCGGATTATCAGGCGGTGGCCCGTCAGGTCAACCGCATCGATATCTACAAACAGGCGGCCAGTGCGGTCGGCAACGTGCCGCTGCCGTCCGGTGAGATGCGCAGCAGCGTATTGATTGACGGTAAGCGGTGGGACGGCAGCGATCCTGCCGGTTATGCCAACAGCTTCAGCGTCAGCGTGAAAAAGTAACGGAGAGCGACCATGAAAACGCAAGCCCAGATTCTTTCTATCGTGCCGGATGCTGAGCCGGAAAACGCGAGCGCTGCCGATGCTGTTGTTATCACGCTGCCTGAAACGGCAGCCGTGCCGCCGCCTGATGAACCGATGGTGGCGATGCCGCGACCCGTCTGGCGGCAGCGTCTGAGTTACTGGCTGTCGCGGGTGCTGCCGGGTGGTATCGGCATGGTTTTGCTGCTGGCAATCTGGCAGATAGCGGCGTTGAGCAGCAAAGGTTTCCCGACGCCGTGGCAGACCTGGCAGGCGGCGCAGACCATTTTTGCCGACCCGTTTTACGTGGCCGGCCCTAACGATCAGGGTATTGGCTGGAACGTGCTGGCATCGCTCAAGCGTGTCGGCATCGGTTTCGGACTGGCGGCGCTGGTGGGTATTCCCGCCGGTTTCCTGATTGGTCGTTTCCGGTTTATCGCGGCGATGTTCAATCCGCTTATTTCGCTGTTGCGTCCGGTCAGCCCACTGGCGTGGCTGCCCATCGGCCTGCTGCTGTTTCAGCGCGCCGAGCCGGCATCCAGCTGGACCATTTTCATCTGCTCCATCTGGCCGATGATCCTCAACACCGCCGAAGGGGTGCGCCAGATTCCGCAGGATTACCTCAATGTGGCGCGGGTGCTGAAGCTGTCCGAATTCACCATCATGCGCAAAATCCTGCTGCCTGCGGTGCTGCCGAGCGTGCTGACTGGGGTTCGGCTGTCTATCGGCATCGCCTGGCTGGTGATAGTGGCGGCGGAAATGCTGACCGGCGGTATCGGCATCGGCTTTTGGATCTGGAACGAGTGGAA harbors:
- the fdhE gene encoding formate dehydrogenase accessory protein FdhE — its product is MSIRIVPQEQLADSEKTSTIGVIPPLLFANLKSLYRGRAERLHQLAQDHPLADYLLFAAEVVEAQEKVRHDHPLEKDLTDVLHHSAGRLPLDAATLARDPHWHVLLKALIEELKANASGQVLATLENLEKMSVQQWDALADALIAQQFTAENNDKAPFVWAALSLYWAQMATQLPGRAQAEQGEHRQFCPVCGSMPVSGVVQIGTTSGLRYLHCNLCETEWHMVRVKCSNCEQSGKLHYWSLDDENAAIKVESCDDCGTYLKLLYQEKDHRVEAVADDLASLVLDVKMEEEGFSRSSINPFLFPDSSQ
- a CDS encoding GtrA family protein, with amino-acid sequence MLSPRSAFMRYLCTGGINTLIHWSVFLILTGVFTVDQAVANLSAFCVAVSCSYVINARWTFRASVSLARFGLYVGFMAVLAGLTGYAGQHLRFPALLTLVLFSAVSLVFGYLYARCIVFREPSS
- a CDS encoding glycosyltransferase family 2 protein, giving the protein MMLSVVVPIFNEESCIMPFYRALRGLKTLDSCCIVEIVFVNDGSTDASRKTIEALQMRDELVVLVNFSRNFGKESALFAGLEYAQGDAVIPIDVDLQDPVELIPELVVRWQAGADIVLARRSDRTSDSFLKRTSARLYYQLHNALSRDKIEENVGDFRLLSRRSVEQILSLQERLLFMKGIMSWVGGRVDVVEYQRSPRTAGASKFNAWRLWNLALDGITSFSTFPLRVWTYIGMLIAGGALGYGAWVILSKLFWGNAVPGYASLMTVMLFLGGVQLIGIGVLGEYVGRIFLESKGRPRYIIDSVTGGRREAGQPGHRTA
- a CDS encoding glucosyltransferase domain-containing protein, whose amino-acid sequence is MFASISPSIASRMAFLYRPLSRSQVSLFYVIAALIFILPLLLNNYLYIDDTWRTLKASTGWQAEGRMVANLIINLLSVTAAEPNLFPLPLLGAALIIALTLARLAFFWFRDPNLIDCLTLLPLWYNPFFLQLLSYQYDCVTATISLSAMIMAITFSRRATWLHFLASGVCVAAALGIYQISLHVFTGLAGAYLLYQLSCQCSPQRLLRLVLFFVGSLLLGGILYFLTFFQMITHDRGGVVLLGLPDLLFRFTYYYSRVAFFITPLNAAIFLPLAVISLVGMVQGGVMAIVASSRGGKLLTTGLLVLALAAVILSLPGIGLIVADYEDNAGARILMGAGPLLVVLLLFFQRALQVVDRRLSLLMVLPLWVVLSFSFSYGNVMHQKQMNETMLLNLLVGDINQHDSLYQAEKIYIDNETNQYSNLFPVNCAVRQLPALGYVFESRYVVLPEQLEMSGIRNTAIGRVPPPQDAGVLLRRKFWTIYTDGKNAWIVFNQIMPADNPCSN
- a CDS encoding nitrate regulatory protein, which produces MVADPSTTIRFLMASRQCELNSLRGLLQSGELVGRISQLVHMLQRERGTSNLFLCSDGRLCADELSQREQDVQQAEALFMAQLDDLAQRAGSLPQASRLFSRAASVVYTLGLLPSMRQQMHQRVLPQSDMMTVFNDIIRHLLTLVFEVSDTAAEPVIARALVAMFSFMQGKELAGQERAVGAAAFAAGEFPVNVQQTLLDLIDRQERCFDTFANFADDVSRERWQSLVTDREFERLRRVACTRLPENLPPEGGLQWFALATARIDAMKQIEDRLAQVLMQLCRDRIAAAEQACLDQQADVAGLMAAQQGEDHSYSVFIACPEMEQNSAGQGGWLNSDGVRPQLGRSLLSLVQQQARRLQALDHELAAMRATLDERRQIDRAKGLLMQHRGLSEEEAYKTLRRMAMNQNKKLIEIATAMLAVADVFQDAPLR
- the ntrB gene encoding nitrate ABC transporter permease, producing the protein MKTQAQILSIVPDAEPENASAADAVVITLPETAAVPPPDEPMVAMPRPVWRQRLSYWLSRVLPGGIGMVLLLAIWQIAALSSKGFPTPWQTWQAAQTIFADPFYVAGPNDQGIGWNVLASLKRVGIGFGLAALVGIPAGFLIGRFRFIAAMFNPLISLLRPVSPLAWLPIGLLLFQRAEPASSWTIFICSIWPMILNTAEGVRQIPQDYLNVARVLKLSEFTIMRKILLPAVLPSVLTGVRLSIGIAWLVIVAAEMLTGGIGIGFWIWNEWNNLNVPNIIIAILVIGVVGLLLEQGLMLLARRFSYETR